The following are encoded together in the Micromonospora lupini genome:
- a CDS encoding protein meaA, with translation MDETPSRLPERDRPWVMRTYAGHSSAVATNALFRRNLAKGQTGLSVAFDLPTQTGYDPDHELASGEVGRVGVPVTHLGDMRALFDGIPLAEMNTSMTINAPAMWLLALYGTVGIEQDAELARCAGTTQNDIIKEYLSRGTYIFPPAASLRLTADVVAYTLREMPRWNPVNICSYHLQEAGATPVQEVGFALATAVAVLDAVRDSGQVPAERMGDVVQRISFFVNSGVRFVEEIAKMRAFGVLWDEITRDRYGVTDARQRRFRYGVQVNSLGLTEAQPENNIQRIVLEMLGVTMSRDARARAVQLPAWNEALGLPRPWDQQWSLRMQQVLAYESDLLEYPDLFAGSHVMTALVDEIVTGARVELDKVLELGGVVAAVETGYLKSALVASLAERRRRIESGADVVVGVNRYAETEPSPLTVAGAEAVEQVDPAVEAAAVASVRQWRAGRDDAAVDAALARLRADAATTANLMPATLECVRAGVTTGEWAGALRQVFGEYRAPTGLAGATGGGGDPGLAAVRERVTATARELGSGRLRLLVGKPGLDGHSNGAEQIAVRARDAGFEVIYQGIRLTAGQIVAAAVEEDVDLVGLSVLSGSHLAAVPAVLDGLRAAGRADLPVVVGGIIPTGDADTLRAAGVARVFTPKDFALTGIIDDLVTVIRHANDLP, from the coding sequence ATGGATGAGACGCCGAGCCGGTTACCCGAGCGGGACCGCCCGTGGGTGATGCGCACGTACGCCGGTCACTCGTCGGCCGTCGCGACCAACGCCCTCTTCCGCCGCAACCTCGCCAAGGGCCAGACCGGCCTCTCGGTCGCCTTCGACCTGCCCACCCAGACGGGGTACGACCCGGACCACGAACTCGCCTCAGGTGAGGTCGGCCGGGTCGGCGTGCCGGTGACCCACCTGGGCGACATGCGGGCGCTCTTCGACGGCATCCCGCTCGCCGAGATGAACACCTCGATGACGATCAACGCCCCGGCGATGTGGCTGCTGGCCCTGTACGGCACGGTCGGCATCGAGCAGGACGCCGAACTGGCCCGCTGCGCCGGCACCACCCAGAACGACATCATCAAGGAGTACCTGTCCCGGGGGACGTACATCTTCCCGCCGGCCGCCTCCCTGCGGCTCACCGCCGACGTGGTGGCGTACACGCTGCGCGAGATGCCCCGGTGGAACCCGGTCAACATCTGCTCGTACCACCTTCAGGAAGCCGGCGCCACGCCCGTGCAGGAGGTCGGTTTCGCCCTGGCCACCGCCGTCGCCGTGCTCGACGCGGTCCGTGACTCCGGTCAGGTGCCGGCCGAGCGGATGGGCGACGTGGTCCAGCGGATCTCGTTCTTCGTCAACTCCGGTGTGCGCTTCGTCGAGGAGATCGCCAAGATGCGCGCGTTCGGCGTGCTCTGGGACGAGATCACCCGGGACCGGTACGGGGTGACCGACGCCCGGCAGCGGCGGTTCCGCTACGGCGTACAGGTCAACTCGCTCGGCCTCACCGAGGCGCAGCCGGAGAACAACATCCAGCGCATCGTGTTGGAGATGCTCGGCGTCACGATGTCCCGCGACGCCCGGGCCCGCGCCGTGCAACTGCCCGCCTGGAACGAGGCGCTCGGCCTGCCCCGCCCCTGGGACCAGCAGTGGTCGCTGCGGATGCAGCAGGTCCTGGCGTACGAGTCGGACCTGCTCGAATACCCCGACCTCTTCGCCGGCTCGCACGTGATGACCGCGCTCGTCGACGAGATCGTCACCGGAGCGCGCGTCGAGCTGGACAAGGTGCTGGAGCTGGGCGGGGTGGTCGCCGCCGTGGAGACCGGCTACCTCAAGAGCGCGCTTGTCGCCTCGCTCGCCGAGCGCCGCCGCCGGATCGAGTCCGGGGCCGACGTGGTGGTCGGCGTCAACAGGTACGCCGAGACCGAACCCTCCCCGCTGACCGTCGCCGGAGCGGAGGCCGTCGAACAGGTCGACCCCGCCGTCGAGGCGGCCGCCGTCGCCTCCGTACGCCAGTGGCGTGCCGGTCGGGACGACGCGGCGGTCGACGCGGCACTGGCCCGGCTCCGCGCGGACGCCGCGACCACCGCCAACCTGATGCCCGCGACCCTTGAGTGCGTGCGGGCCGGGGTGACCACCGGCGAGTGGGCGGGCGCGCTGCGTCAGGTCTTCGGCGAGTACCGCGCGCCCACCGGCCTGGCCGGCGCCACCGGCGGCGGCGGCGACCCCGGCCTCGCGGCCGTGCGCGAGCGCGTCACCGCCACGGCGCGCGAGCTGGGCAGCGGCCGGCTGCGGCTGCTGGTCGGCAAACCCGGCCTGGACGGGCACTCCAACGGCGCGGAACAGATCGCGGTACGCGCCCGCGATGCCGGCTTCGAGGTCATCTACCAGGGCATCAGGCTGACCGCCGGGCAGATCGTGGCAGCCGCCGTCGAGGAGGACGTCGACCTGGTCGGGCTCTCCGTGCTGTCCGGCTCGCACCTGGCCGCCGTACCCGCTGTGCTCGACGGGCTGCGCGCCGCCGGGCGGGCCGACCTGCCGGTGGTGGTGGGCGGCATCATCCCCACCGGAGACGCCGACACCCTGCGGGCAGCCGGGGTGGCCCGGGTCTTCACCCCGAAGGACTTCGCCCTCACCGGCATCATCGACGACCTGGTGACTGTCATCCGGCACGCCAACGACCTGCCCTGA
- a CDS encoding ABC transporter ATP-binding protein codes for MEDELAISVRGLRKAYGDNVAVAGVDLDVRRGEVFALLGPNGAGKTTTVEILEGYRRRDAGEVSVLGADPAHPAPDWRSRVGIVLQGTGEFDELTVAEVVRHFSGFYPDADDPDKVIERVGLTGKAKARTHTLSGGQKRRLDVALGIIGRPELLFLDEPTTGFDPEARREFWELIRDLAAAGTTIVLTTHYLDEAEALADRVGVIAGGRLVEVAAPNLLGNRQEALATVSWRTPEGNLQSEQSATPTAFVADLAARHGGEVPGLTVTRPTLEDVYLTMIGHAR; via the coding sequence ATGGAAGACGAGCTGGCCATCTCCGTCCGAGGGCTGCGCAAGGCGTACGGCGACAACGTGGCGGTGGCGGGCGTGGACCTCGACGTCCGCCGGGGCGAGGTGTTCGCGTTGCTCGGCCCGAACGGCGCCGGCAAGACCACCACCGTGGAAATCCTGGAGGGCTACCGGCGTCGCGACGCGGGTGAGGTCTCCGTGCTGGGCGCGGACCCGGCACACCCCGCCCCGGACTGGCGCTCGCGCGTCGGCATCGTGCTCCAGGGCACGGGCGAGTTCGACGAGCTGACCGTGGCCGAGGTGGTCCGGCACTTCTCCGGCTTCTACCCCGACGCCGACGACCCGGACAAGGTGATCGAGCGGGTCGGGCTGACCGGCAAGGCGAAGGCGCGCACGCACACCCTCTCCGGTGGGCAGAAGCGCCGTCTCGACGTGGCGCTGGGCATCATCGGCCGCCCCGAGCTGCTCTTCCTCGACGAGCCGACCACAGGCTTCGACCCGGAGGCCCGCCGCGAGTTCTGGGAGCTGATCCGCGACCTCGCCGCGGCCGGCACCACAATCGTGCTCACCACCCACTACCTGGACGAGGCCGAGGCCCTCGCCGACCGGGTCGGCGTGATCGCCGGTGGCCGGCTGGTCGAGGTCGCTGCCCCGAACCTGCTGGGCAATCGGCAGGAGGCCCTCGCGACGGTCTCCTGGCGTACCCCGGAAGGCAACTTGCAGAGCGAGCAGAGCGCGACGCCGACGGCCTTCGTGGCCGACCTGGCCGCGCGTCACGGCGGCGAGGTCCCCGGCCTCACGGTGACCCGGCCGACCCTGGAGGACGTCTACCTCACCATGATCGGACACGCGCGATGA
- a CDS encoding ABC transporter permease: MTTTTKPATPVAASHGRRPGAGALALRQGRLEITQFLRSRESVVFTMGFPIIMILIFASIFHGTIGGGVKFTQYFITGMIATGLMTVSFQNLGIWIPIERDRGVLKRYRGTPMPKWVWFAGKVIMVVAIGIAETALLLAVAVALFDLDLPGTAGKWFTFGWVSVLGVTACTLCGIAISSLARTARSGSAVVTPVALVLQFISGVFFVFTDLPTWMQQVAALFPLKWMCQGLRAVFLPESFGAQEPGGSFELGRVALVLALWCVIGVVLCLTTFRWTTKRDG, encoded by the coding sequence ATGACGACCACGACGAAGCCGGCGACGCCTGTCGCCGCGAGCCACGGCCGGCGGCCGGGCGCCGGCGCCCTGGCCCTGCGCCAGGGCCGGCTGGAGATCACCCAGTTCCTGCGCAGCCGGGAGTCCGTGGTCTTCACGATGGGCTTCCCCATCATCATGATCCTGATCTTCGCGTCGATCTTCCACGGGACGATCGGCGGCGGGGTCAAGTTCACGCAGTACTTCATCACCGGCATGATCGCGACCGGCCTGATGACTGTGAGCTTCCAGAACCTGGGCATCTGGATCCCGATCGAGCGGGACCGGGGCGTGCTCAAGCGCTACCGGGGCACGCCCATGCCGAAGTGGGTCTGGTTCGCCGGCAAGGTGATCATGGTGGTGGCGATCGGCATCGCCGAGACCGCGCTGCTGCTGGCCGTCGCGGTGGCACTTTTCGACCTCGACCTGCCCGGCACCGCCGGCAAGTGGTTCACCTTCGGTTGGGTGTCCGTGCTCGGGGTGACCGCGTGCACCCTGTGCGGCATCGCCATCTCGTCGCTGGCCCGCACCGCCCGCAGCGGCTCGGCGGTGGTCACCCCGGTCGCCCTGGTGCTGCAGTTCATCTCCGGGGTGTTCTTCGTCTTCACCGACCTGCCCACCTGGATGCAGCAGGTGGCGGCGCTGTTCCCGCTCAAGTGGATGTGTCAGGGGCTGCGCGCGGTCTTCCTGCCGGAGAGCTTCGGCGCCCAGGAGCCGGGCGGGTCGTTCGAGCTGGGCCGTGTCGCGCTGGTGCTCGCCCTGTGGTGCGTGATCGGCGTGGTGCTCTGCCTGACCACGTTCCGCTGGACCACCAAGCGCGACGGCTGA
- a CDS encoding 3-hydroxyacyl-CoA dehydrogenase family protein, with product MAGRLAVVGAGLMGSGIAQVAAQAGWQVTLRDLDDAATTRGLGGIRKSLEKFAEKGKIEASDVEATLARITPTTDLEAAADADIVVEAVFERLEIKHEVFRALDKICKSDAVLATNTSAIPVTQIAAVTERPEAVVGTHFFSPVPMMQLCELVRGYKTSDATLATVRAFAEEIGKTVVVVNRDIAGFVTTRLISALVVEAVKLVESGVVSAEDLDTACRLGFGHAMGPLATTDLTGVDVLLHASQNIYTDTADEKFFPPELLQRMVTAGDLGRKTGKGFYTY from the coding sequence ATGGCGGGTCGACTCGCGGTCGTCGGGGCCGGGCTCATGGGCTCCGGCATCGCCCAGGTGGCGGCGCAGGCGGGCTGGCAGGTGACACTGCGCGACCTGGACGACGCGGCCACCACCCGAGGGCTCGGCGGCATCCGGAAGTCGCTGGAGAAGTTCGCCGAGAAGGGCAAGATCGAGGCGTCCGACGTCGAGGCGACCCTCGCGCGGATCACCCCGACCACCGACCTGGAGGCGGCCGCGGACGCGGACATCGTGGTCGAGGCGGTCTTCGAGCGGCTGGAGATCAAGCACGAGGTGTTCCGCGCCCTGGACAAGATCTGCAAGTCCGACGCGGTCCTCGCCACCAACACGTCGGCGATTCCGGTCACCCAGATCGCCGCGGTGACCGAGCGGCCCGAGGCCGTCGTCGGCACCCACTTCTTCTCGCCGGTGCCGATGATGCAGCTCTGCGAGCTGGTGCGCGGCTACAAGACCAGTGACGCCACGCTGGCCACCGTGCGGGCCTTCGCCGAGGAGATCGGCAAGACGGTCGTGGTGGTCAACAGGGACATCGCCGGCTTCGTCACCACCCGGCTGATCTCCGCCCTGGTGGTGGAGGCGGTCAAGCTTGTCGAGTCGGGCGTGGTGTCGGCGGAGGACCTGGACACCGCCTGCCGCCTGGGCTTCGGGCACGCCATGGGCCCGCTGGCCACCACCGACCTGACAGGCGTGGATGTGCTTCTGCACGCCTCGCAGAACATCTACACCGACACTGCTGACGAGAAGTTCTTCCCGCCGGAGCTGCTCCAGCGCATGGTCACCGCCGGCGACCTGGGCCGCAAGACCGGCAAGGGCTTCTACACGTACTGA
- a CDS encoding serine/threonine-protein kinase, protein MSVPDKIGRYRVVRRIGSGAFATVWLGADDALDASVAIKVLADNWSYHADLRERFEQEARIMRRTDSSLLVRVLDVGELPDGRPYLVMPYAAGGTLADRLVAGPMPVREALLVAADIASAVTVLHEAGVLHRDLKPSNVLFQPAADRDRVLVADLGLAKALANASGFTIAAGTPGYMPPEQATAGGGLDIRADVYAIGATTYHMLTGRPPEPTWSSGSRTGRSGRSLPRPSQLRPGVPSEVDDVVRRALHPDPRQRWASAAVLLEELHRVIASMERNAGRGRFVRQLGRVVGVGVALTAVLATTGSGSTLPERSGWVRVHDASGALSVAVPASWAGQVKDAGWDPSVLRLSAGPAPGLVVAPDLAVWPDPASGMPGVFVGASRTLLAGGPAPALPSHTSCVQQPDRTVDVGGNRALVRRWTSCAASVSFSEVVFAVPQRGFGVYVQIKQVGDADLTDEILTGLRISSSLAPQAGRLGSAYS, encoded by the coding sequence GTGTCAGTTCCCGACAAGATCGGCCGTTACCGCGTTGTACGGCGTATCGGTTCTGGAGCGTTCGCCACTGTGTGGCTCGGCGCCGACGACGCTCTGGACGCTTCTGTCGCGATCAAGGTGCTGGCGGACAACTGGTCGTACCACGCTGATCTGCGGGAGCGGTTCGAGCAGGAGGCGCGCATCATGCGGCGGACGGATTCCAGTCTGCTGGTGCGTGTGCTCGACGTCGGTGAGCTGCCGGACGGGCGGCCGTACCTGGTGATGCCGTACGCGGCCGGCGGCACCCTCGCGGATCGACTCGTCGCGGGGCCGATGCCGGTACGGGAGGCGCTGCTCGTCGCGGCCGACATCGCCAGCGCCGTCACGGTGCTGCACGAGGCCGGCGTGCTGCACCGGGATCTCAAGCCGTCCAACGTGTTGTTCCAGCCGGCCGCCGACCGGGATCGGGTGCTCGTCGCCGACCTTGGCCTGGCCAAGGCGCTCGCCAACGCGTCAGGTTTCACGATCGCGGCCGGCACACCCGGCTACATGCCACCCGAGCAGGCGACCGCAGGTGGTGGTCTGGACATCCGCGCGGACGTGTACGCGATAGGCGCGACTACCTACCACATGCTGACCGGCCGCCCGCCCGAGCCGACATGGTCAAGTGGCAGCCGTACGGGCAGGTCCGGCCGCTCCCTGCCCCGCCCGTCCCAGCTTCGGCCCGGAGTTCCCTCCGAAGTGGACGACGTGGTGCGGCGGGCGCTGCATCCGGACCCGCGGCAACGCTGGGCCTCTGCCGCGGTGTTGCTCGAGGAACTGCACCGGGTCATCGCGTCGATGGAGCGGAACGCGGGCCGTGGCCGGTTCGTACGGCAGCTGGGGCGGGTCGTCGGCGTCGGGGTCGCACTGACCGCTGTGCTGGCGACGACGGGTTCCGGTTCCACGCTGCCGGAACGGTCGGGGTGGGTTCGCGTACACGATGCCTCTGGTGCTCTTTCGGTAGCGGTGCCGGCGAGCTGGGCGGGCCAGGTGAAGGACGCCGGCTGGGATCCTTCGGTGCTGCGACTCTCCGCTGGCCCGGCGCCGGGTCTCGTGGTCGCCCCGGATCTCGCCGTCTGGCCGGATCCGGCGAGTGGGATGCCCGGCGTCTTCGTCGGCGCGAGCAGGACCCTGCTCGCCGGCGGCCCGGCGCCCGCGTTGCCCAGCCACACCTCGTGCGTCCAGCAGCCCGACCGGACCGTGGACGTGGGCGGTAACCGGGCGCTGGTACGACGGTGGACATCGTGTGCCGCCTCGGTCTCGTTCAGCGAGGTGGTGTTCGCCGTTCCGCAGCGCGGCTTCGGCGTCTACGTGCAGATCAAGCAGGTCGGCGACGCGGACCTGACCGACGAGATCCTGACCGGCCTGCGGATCTCCAGCTCACTGGCACCGCAGGCCGGCCGTCTCGGGTCTGCCTACTCGTAG
- a CDS encoding RNA polymerase sigma factor — MSDDLDIEALAGRAARGDAAALDALLIRIGPQVLRQCLRLLPCRQDAEEACQDALLQVARKIDSFAGRSKFSTWLHIVTANCARQTYRSLKRRADEQSTPVLPLDAADPRTTSVIAGSRLDLLDALERLEAHRPELVAPLVLRDLCQLTYDQIADHLAIPVGTLKSRIHDARRHVRASLQAT, encoded by the coding sequence ATGTCAGATGATCTTGATATCGAGGCGCTCGCCGGTCGTGCCGCCAGGGGCGACGCCGCCGCGCTGGACGCGTTGCTGATCAGGATCGGCCCGCAGGTTCTGCGGCAGTGCCTGCGCCTCCTCCCCTGTCGGCAGGACGCCGAGGAGGCGTGTCAGGACGCCCTCCTACAGGTCGCCCGCAAGATCGACAGCTTCGCCGGCCGCTCGAAGTTCTCCACCTGGCTGCACATCGTCACGGCCAACTGCGCCCGGCAGACGTATCGAAGCCTCAAGCGTCGTGCCGACGAGCAATCCACTCCGGTGCTGCCACTCGACGCCGCCGACCCCCGCACCACGAGCGTGATCGCGGGTTCCCGACTCGACCTGCTGGACGCGCTGGAGCGGCTGGAGGCGCACCGACCCGAACTGGTCGCCCCGCTGGTGCTGCGTGACCTGTGCCAGTTGACCTACGACCAGATCGCCGACCACCTCGCCATTCCGGTCGGCACCCTGAAGTCACGCATCCACGACGCACGTCGACACGTGCGTGCCTCGCTCCAGGCCACCTGA
- the murA gene encoding UDP-N-acetylglucosamine 1-carboxyvinyltransferase translates to MTHSLRIPDLTIPARPDATAGWPAAVGPGDAGDPAVNDVDVIRVCGAARLAGTVHVVGAKNSALKLMAAALLAPGRSVITNVPRITDIAIMGEVLRRLGCDVRFDADDPVDPMVARGGVARSRSVTIDVPEQPGAEADYDLVRRLRASICVLGPLLARRGYVRVAHPGGDAIGSRGLDMHVSGLTRMGAEISGEHGFVIAEAPHGLRGADIVLDFPSVGATENLVMAAVLAQGSTMIDNAAREPEIVDICTMLNQMGARISGAGTSTLRITGVAGLRPVRHATVGDRIVAGTWAFGAAMTRGDVTVTGLDPAYLEVALDKVVAAGGLVETRGDGFRVRMDDRPRAVDVVTLPYPGFATDLLPMAIGLAAVSDGASLITENIFDGRFMFANEMMRLGADIKTDGHHAVVRGRGRLSGAPVRATDIRAGAGLIIAALCADGPTEVSHVHHVDRGYPDFVADLRALGVAVERGTAPEEPSLEI, encoded by the coding sequence ATGACGCACAGCCTACGGATACCGGACCTGACGATCCCCGCACGGCCGGACGCCACGGCCGGCTGGCCCGCAGCTGTGGGCCCCGGCGACGCCGGTGACCCGGCGGTCAACGACGTCGACGTCATCCGGGTCTGCGGCGCAGCCCGGCTGGCGGGCACCGTGCACGTCGTCGGTGCCAAGAATTCGGCGCTGAAGTTGATGGCCGCCGCGCTGCTCGCCCCGGGTCGCAGCGTGATCACCAATGTTCCGCGGATCACCGACATCGCGATCATGGGGGAGGTGCTGCGACGGCTGGGCTGCGACGTCCGGTTCGACGCGGACGACCCCGTCGACCCGATGGTGGCCCGGGGCGGAGTCGCCCGGTCCCGCTCGGTGACCATCGACGTACCCGAGCAGCCGGGAGCTGAGGCCGACTACGACCTCGTGCGGCGGCTGCGCGCGTCGATCTGCGTGCTGGGCCCCCTGCTGGCCCGCCGGGGGTACGTCCGGGTGGCTCACCCCGGCGGCGACGCGATCGGGTCTCGCGGGCTGGACATGCACGTCTCCGGGCTGACCCGGATGGGCGCGGAGATCTCCGGCGAGCACGGTTTCGTCATCGCCGAGGCCCCACACGGGCTGCGCGGCGCGGACATCGTGTTGGATTTCCCCAGCGTGGGCGCCACCGAGAACCTGGTGATGGCCGCGGTCCTGGCCCAGGGCTCCACGATGATCGACAATGCGGCCCGGGAGCCGGAGATCGTCGACATCTGCACGATGCTCAACCAGATGGGCGCGCGGATCTCCGGCGCCGGCACGTCCACCCTGCGGATCACCGGCGTCGCCGGTCTGCGGCCGGTGCGTCACGCCACCGTGGGCGACCGGATCGTCGCCGGCACCTGGGCGTTCGGCGCCGCGATGACGCGCGGCGACGTGACGGTGACGGGGCTGGACCCGGCCTACCTGGAGGTCGCCCTGGACAAGGTCGTCGCGGCCGGCGGCCTGGTCGAGACCCGGGGAGACGGCTTCCGGGTACGCATGGACGACCGGCCCCGGGCGGTGGACGTGGTGACGCTGCCGTACCCCGGGTTCGCCACCGACCTGCTGCCCATGGCGATCGGGCTCGCGGCGGTCAGCGACGGCGCCTCCCTGATCACGGAGAACATCTTCGACGGCCGGTTCATGTTCGCCAACGAGATGATGCGGCTCGGCGCGGACATCAAGACCGACGGGCACCACGCGGTGGTCCGGGGGCGGGGGCGACTGTCCGGCGCTCCGGTGCGGGCCACCGACATCCGCGCCGGAGCCGGGTTGATCATCGCCGCGCTCTGCGCGGACGGGCCCACCGAGGTCTCGCACGTGCACCACGTCGACCGGGGGTACCCGGACTTCGTGGCCGACCTGCGCGCGCTCGGCGTGGCGGTCGAGCGGGGCACTGCCCCCGAGGAACCGTCGCTGGAGATCTGA
- a CDS encoding cob(I)yrinic acid a,c-diamide adenosyltransferase: MAVHLTRIYTKAGDAGMTRLSNNEQVPKTDPRIAAYADVDECNAAIGVALALGQLDEELRGVLGSIQNDLFDVGADLSTPVEPEPKYPPLRVTEEYVERLEGWCDEYNARLSKLDSFILPGGTAGAALLHVARTTARRAERAAWALVGHDPDRTSPLPAKYLNRLSDLLFILSRTANPAGDVLWVPGGRR; encoded by the coding sequence ATGGCCGTCCACCTCACGCGCATCTACACCAAGGCCGGCGACGCCGGCATGACCAGGCTGAGCAACAACGAGCAGGTCCCGAAGACCGATCCACGGATCGCCGCGTACGCGGATGTCGACGAGTGCAACGCGGCGATCGGCGTCGCGCTCGCCCTGGGCCAGCTCGACGAGGAACTACGGGGCGTGCTCGGGTCGATCCAGAACGACCTGTTCGACGTCGGCGCCGACCTGTCGACCCCTGTCGAGCCGGAGCCGAAGTACCCGCCGCTGCGGGTGACCGAGGAGTACGTCGAGCGCCTGGAGGGCTGGTGCGACGAGTACAACGCACGCCTGAGCAAGCTCGACTCCTTCATCCTCCCCGGCGGCACCGCGGGCGCGGCGCTGCTGCACGTGGCGCGGACCACCGCCCGGCGTGCGGAACGGGCGGCGTGGGCGCTGGTCGGCCACGATCCGGACCGGACCAGCCCGCTCCCGGCAAAGTATCTCAACCGGCTCTCCGATCTGCTCTTTATCCTGTCAAGAACGGCAAATCCGGCGGGCGATGTGCTATGGGTGCCGGGCGGCAGGCGCTGA
- a CDS encoding DUF2550 domain-containing protein, translated as MEIVEGIGIGVAVILVALLVLFVRRAVVTRSGGIIRLSVRVTTVLDGRGWSPGFGRFAADELRWYRMFSFALRPKRVLSRKDLAVERRRLPEGQERLSMPADWVILRCTSHHAPVEIAMARSTVTGFLSWLEAAPPGAVSPRMASQDWPAA; from the coding sequence ATGGAGATCGTCGAAGGGATCGGGATCGGCGTCGCCGTCATCCTCGTCGCGCTTCTCGTGCTCTTCGTCCGGCGGGCCGTCGTCACCCGCAGCGGTGGCATCATCCGGCTCAGCGTCCGGGTCACCACCGTGCTCGACGGGCGTGGCTGGTCACCCGGCTTCGGCCGGTTCGCCGCTGACGAGCTGCGCTGGTATCGAATGTTCAGCTTCGCGCTCCGCCCCAAGCGGGTTCTCTCCCGCAAGGACCTCGCGGTCGAGCGCCGGCGGTTGCCCGAAGGCCAGGAACGGCTCTCCATGCCCGCCGACTGGGTGATCCTCCGCTGTACGAGTCACCACGCACCGGTGGAGATCGCCATGGCGCGATCGACCGTGACCGGTTTCCTCTCCTGGCTCGAGGCCGCCCCTCCGGGGGCGGTCTCGCCGCGTATGGCCTCCCAGGACTGGCCGGCTGCCTGA
- a CDS encoding F0F1 ATP synthase subunit epsilon, which translates to MAQQLHVELVAVEEKVWSGEAEMVVARTTEGELGVLPGHAPLLGQLAEPGEVRIKLAGGEQVSYEVAGGFLSVSAEGVTVLAESATPVSAQSR; encoded by the coding sequence GTGGCACAGCAGCTTCACGTCGAGCTCGTCGCCGTCGAGGAGAAGGTCTGGTCCGGTGAGGCCGAGATGGTCGTCGCCCGGACCACCGAGGGTGAGCTCGGTGTCCTGCCGGGGCACGCGCCGCTGCTCGGCCAGCTCGCCGAGCCCGGCGAGGTCCGCATCAAGCTGGCCGGCGGCGAGCAGGTCTCGTACGAGGTGGCCGGCGGCTTCCTCTCGGTGAGCGCCGAGGGCGTCACCGTGCTGGCCGAGAGCGCAACCCCGGTTTCCGCGCAGAGCCGCTGA
- a CDS encoding LCP family protein encodes MSVGKAGKRGRKSSIWRGVPRWAKVCTVFGLVLTVLSGGVLVGTEVLMARYEGAVGKADLFGDQAAGAKEKKSEIKGPLNLLLVGIDPRTPTAAPLADSIMVLHVPASMDRAYLFSVPRDLYVQIPAFKKANFSGEKTKINAAMSFGSQVPGKNPDAARGFELLATTVQNVTGIKRFDGGAIINFTGFQKIVDAMGGVDMYVEREVRSEHKQPDGTARPGKTYGEGYVGPQAVYTKGTHHLKGWQALDYVRQRYPKNGVPDSDYGRQRHQQQFVKAMVGQAFSADVVANPIKLDKVLRAAGQSLIFNGRGNSVVDFGLALKNIRPNTIQMIKLPGGGVFDGKTYKGEQFQAGVPDFFTALHNEQLDPFLLEHPEFQNKTK; translated from the coding sequence ATGAGCGTGGGTAAGGCCGGCAAGCGTGGCCGCAAGTCGTCCATCTGGCGAGGCGTGCCGCGCTGGGCCAAGGTGTGCACCGTGTTCGGCCTGGTGCTGACAGTGCTCAGTGGCGGGGTGCTCGTCGGCACCGAGGTGCTGATGGCCCGTTACGAGGGCGCCGTCGGCAAGGCCGACCTCTTCGGTGACCAGGCGGCGGGCGCCAAGGAGAAGAAGAGCGAGATCAAGGGCCCGCTCAACCTCCTGCTGGTGGGCATCGACCCGCGTACGCCGACGGCGGCGCCGCTTGCCGACTCGATCATGGTGCTGCACGTGCCGGCCTCGATGGACCGGGCCTACCTGTTCTCGGTGCCACGGGACCTCTACGTGCAGATCCCGGCGTTCAAGAAGGCCAACTTCTCCGGCGAGAAGACCAAGATCAACGCTGCGATGTCGTTCGGCAGCCAGGTGCCCGGCAAGAACCCCGACGCGGCGCGAGGGTTCGAGCTGCTGGCCACCACGGTGCAGAACGTGACGGGCATCAAGCGGTTCGACGGTGGCGCGATCATCAACTTCACAGGCTTCCAGAAGATCGTCGACGCGATGGGCGGCGTCGACATGTACGTCGAGCGGGAGGTGCGGTCCGAGCACAAGCAGCCGGACGGCACCGCGCGGCCGGGCAAGACGTACGGAGAGGGTTACGTCGGGCCGCAGGCGGTCTACACGAAGGGCACCCACCACCTCAAGGGGTGGCAGGCCCTGGACTACGTCCGGCAGCGGTACCCGAAGAACGGCGTTCCGGACTCGGACTACGGTCGGCAGCGTCACCAGCAGCAGTTCGTCAAGGCGATGGTCGGGCAGGCGTTCAGCGCCGACGTGGTCGCCAACCCGATCAAGCTGGACAAGGTGCTGCGCGCCGCCGGCCAGTCGCTGATCTTCAACGGTCGGGGCAACAGCGTCGTCGACTTCGGGCTCGCCCTGAAGAACATCCGCCCCAACACCATCCAGATGATCAAGCTCCCCGGTGGTGGGGTCTTCGACGGCAAGACCTACAAGGGTGAGCAGTTCCAGGCGGGTGTCCCGGACTTCTTCACCGCCCTGCACAATGAACAACTGGACCCGTTCCTGCTGGAGCACCCCGAATTCCAGAACAAGACCAAGTAG